Proteins encoded by one window of Nasonia vitripennis strain AsymCx chromosome 5, Nvit_psr_1.1, whole genome shotgun sequence:
- the LOC100124242 gene encoding phosphate carrier protein, mitochondrial: MWSSPMDASKTSQALVKGRTIAAADALPGDSCEFGSNHYFMLCGLGGILSCGLTHTMVTPLDLVKCRIQVNPEKYKSVVNGFRVTLAEDGAKGLARGWAPTFFGYSVQGMFKFGLYEVFKVQYSNLIGEELSYEYRTTLYLVSSASAEFFADIGLAPFEAAKVKIQTTPGFANTLREAFPKINAEEGLGGFYKGLVPLWLRQIPYTMMKFACFERTVELLYSHVVPKPRQECTKGEQLLVTFAAGYIAGVFCAVVSHPADSVVSKLNQEKGASAVDVLKKLGFGGVWKGLAPRIVMIGTLTAAQWFIYDAVKVWLRMPRPPPPEMPESLKKKYGLA, encoded by the exons ATGTGGTCGTCGCCAATGGACGCATCCAAGACAAGCCAGGCTCTGGTCAAGGGCCGAACAATCGCCGCCGCTGACGCCCTGCCAGGCG ACAGCTGCGAATTCGGTTCCAACCACTACTTCATGCTATGCGGTCTTGGAGGTATTTTGTCTTGTGGTCTCACCCACACCATGGTCACCCCTCTAGATTTAGTCAAATGCCGTATTCAAGTCAATCCAGAAAAATACAAGTCGGTGGTCAATGGATTTCGT GTAACCCTGGCTGAAGATGGTGCAAAAGGTCTGGCGAGAGGTTGGGCTCCAACATTCTTTGGCTATTCCGTTCAAGGAATGTTCAAGTTCGGACTCTATGAAGTCTTTAAAGTACAATATTCAAACTTGATTGGAGAAGAGTTATCTTACGAGTACAGAACTACCTTGTACCTAGTTTCCTCTGCCTCTGCTGAATTTTTTGCTGATATTGGTTTAGCACCATTTGAAGCTGCCAAG GTAAAAATCCAAACCACACCCGGCTTTGCTAATACCTTACGAGAGGCTTTCCCCAAAATCAATGCTGAAGAGGGCCTTGGTGGATTCTACAAGGGGCTGGTACCCTTATGGCTTCGACAAATTCCATACACAATGATGAAGTTTGCTTGCTTTGAGCGTACTGTTGAACTTCTCTACAGTCACGTTGTACCAAAACCACGTCAAGAATGTACCAAAGGAGAGCAATTACTTGTTACATTTGCTGCTGGTTATATTGCTGGTGTCTTCTGCGCTGTTGTATCACATCCTGCTGATTCG GTTGTATCTAAACTAAATCAAGAAAAAGGAGCGAGTGCCGTTGATGTATTGAAGAAATTAGGTTTTGGTGGTGTATGGAAGGGTCTGGCACCTAGGATTGTCATGATTGGTACTCTCACTGCTGCTCAATGGTTTATTTATGATGCTGTTAAGGTATGGCTGCGTATGCCACGTCCTCCACCACCAGAAATGCCAGAATCTCTGAAGAAGAAATACGGATTAGCTTAA